In Populus nigra chromosome 1, ddPopNigr1.1, whole genome shotgun sequence, one genomic interval encodes:
- the LOC133692886 gene encoding E3 ubiquitin-protein ligase SINAT2-like — protein MATSAAELRGSHFRKAATPNTGNLGKQSTSNMQDLLDCPVCFTMMYPPIFQCPNGHTLCSQCRARVKNSCPICRGELGNIRCLALEKIAESIELPCMYQSAGCCDIFPYYSKPKHEENCKYRPYNCPYAGAECSVTGDISLLIKHLKNDHKVDMHDGCTFNHRYVKSDAGEIDNATWMLTVFNCFGRQFCLHFETFFIGMSPVYMAFLRFMGTEDEAREFSYSIEVGGNGRKLTWQGVPRSIRDSHQKVRDSQDGLIIQRNLALFFSGGDRQELKLKVSGRIWKEQ, from the exons ATGGCAACTTCTGCTGCTGAGTTAAGAGGCTCCCATTTCAGAAAAGCTGCAACCCCTAACACTGGAAATCTGGGAAAACAATCAACTAGTAACATGCAAGACCTTCTTGACTGTCCTGTTTGCTTCACTATGATGTACCCTCCAATTTTCCAG TGTCCAAATGGCCACACTCTATGCTCACAATGCAGGGCCAGAGTAAAGAACTCTTGCCCAATTTGCCGAGGAGAGCTAGGAAATATAAGGTGCTTGGCTCTGGAAAAAATTGCTGAGTCAATAGAACTTCCTTGCATGTACCAAAGTGCGGGATGTTGTGACATATTTCCCTACTACAGCAAGCCAAAACATGAAGAGAACTGCAAATATCGTCCTTACAACTGCCCTTATGCTGGAGCTGAATGTTCTGTCACTGGTGACATTTCACTTCTCATCAAGCATCTTAAGAATGATCATAAGGTTGATATGCATGATGGATGCACCTTCAATCACAGATATGTCAAGTCTGATGCCGGAGAAATCGACAATGCCACATGGATGTTAACT gtttttaattgttttggcCGACAGTTTTGCTTGCACTTTGAGACTTTTtttataggaatgtcacctgtTTACATGGCCTTCCTAAGATTCATGGGCACCGAAGACGAGGCAAGGGAATTCAGTTATAGTATTGAAGTTGGTGGTAATGGAAGAAAGCTTACATGGCAAGGAGTTCCCAGAAGTATAAGGGATAGCCATCAGAAAGTTAGAGACAGCCAAGATGGACTGATCATTCAGAGAAACTTGGCACTTTTCTTCTCCGGAGGGGATCGGCAGGAGTTAAAACTGAAAGTTTCAGGACGGATTTGGAAAGAACAGTGA